One Paenibacillus sp. FSL H7-0737 DNA segment encodes these proteins:
- a CDS encoding flagellin N-terminal helical domain-containing protein — protein MKGDYMRIGHNTTSLNSLNRLNKNNKSITSSLERLSSGLRINIAADDAAGLAISEKMRAQIRGLAQAERNTQDGISLIQTMESGLGTIQDPNLLRLRELVLQASNDTLTNFDRTLIQKEVEQIKLGINDIANNTQFNGIYLLNNDLEVNTNITPVQGNISTNWTANIPARDLSKTSDGGYVGIRIPGNNPFKLDSMGNLIWSQAISKIDVYSIKESSDGGYILLGNDFSAGALSDQKINIIKWDGNLNEQWRAGVSGVYSIMGNEVIETSDGSFIVAGTGSGIQNWDGLVAKFNSSGVQQSTSIVGSSQSNPVGYGSEEFNSIIETADGGYLAIGSSSLKLNGSYTDKSSWVVKYDSNLNPLWDTRVGAAGDDEGYRAIATSDGGAIIVGSYNDSTKTSGLIYKLDSSGNVLWEKNISNETSNSSQLTSITEMKDGNYIVGGIVDNNYRLSIFDPQGNELANVNLNGGGSTDRLNNIISNDDGSYTFSTTTGITNFNVSYGSNPSTTYDYKTVKLQVGANSGDNFAVKLTDARTTALGIADIDLSTRQGAELAISKIDKAINTVSSKRSMYGAYQNALEHIHNNLTNYEVNLTAAESRIRDGDMAKEMMNLTKYNILSQASQAMLAQANQQPQGVLQLLK, from the coding sequence TTGAAAGGTGATTATATGCGGATAGGTCACAACACCACATCTTTAAATAGTTTGAACAGATTAAATAAAAATAATAAATCTATTACAAGTTCACTAGAGAGACTATCATCTGGACTTCGTATAAATATAGCAGCAGATGATGCTGCGGGATTAGCGATTTCGGAGAAAATGAGGGCACAGATTCGTGGGTTAGCTCAGGCGGAGAGGAATACACAGGATGGTATTTCACTGATTCAGACCATGGAGAGTGGACTAGGAACTATACAAGATCCTAATCTGCTAAGATTGCGGGAGCTTGTATTACAAGCTTCAAATGATACATTAACAAATTTTGATCGAACATTGATTCAAAAAGAAGTTGAGCAGATAAAGCTTGGGATAAATGATATTGCTAATAACACTCAATTTAATGGGATTTATTTATTGAATAATGACCTCGAAGTAAACACGAATATTACCCCAGTACAGGGCAATATAAGTACGAATTGGACAGCTAACATACCTGCCAGAGATTTATCTAAGACTTCGGATGGAGGTTACGTCGGTATAAGAATTCCCGGTAATAATCCTTTCAAATTAGATAGTATGGGTAATCTGATTTGGTCACAAGCAATTTCTAAGATCGATGTGTATAGTATCAAAGAATCTAGTGACGGTGGTTATATTTTATTAGGAAATGATTTCTCAGCAGGGGCACTTTCCGATCAAAAGATAAATATAATTAAATGGGATGGGAATTTGAATGAGCAGTGGAGAGCAGGAGTATCTGGCGTCTACTCCATTATGGGGAATGAAGTAATTGAGACTAGTGACGGTTCCTTTATTGTGGCAGGGACGGGTTCCGGTATTCAAAATTGGGATGGTCTTGTGGCTAAATTTAATAGTAGTGGTGTGCAACAATCCACCTCTATAGTTGGTTCTTCACAATCCAATCCTGTTGGCTATGGAAGCGAAGAATTTAACTCTATTATTGAAACTGCCGACGGCGGTTATTTGGCTATTGGTTCATCAAGTCTCAAACTAAATGGTTCTTATACCGATAAGTCAAGCTGGGTTGTGAAATATGATAGTAACTTAAACCCGTTATGGGACACACGTGTCGGGGCTGCTGGGGATGATGAAGGTTACCGCGCCATCGCAACCAGTGATGGAGGGGCCATAATTGTTGGTTCCTATAACGACTCTACTAAAACTAGTGGATTAATCTATAAACTAGACAGTAGTGGAAACGTATTGTGGGAGAAGAATATCTCAAATGAAACTTCCAACTCCAGTCAACTGACTAGCATTACAGAAATGAAAGATGGGAATTACATCGTTGGAGGAATAGTAGATAATAATTATCGTCTTTCCATTTTTGATCCACAGGGAAATGAATTGGCTAATGTTAATCTAAATGGTGGGGGCTCTACGGATAGATTAAATAACATTATTAGTAATGATGACGGAAGTTATACTTTTTCGACTACAACTGGGATAACAAATTTCAATGTATCTTACGGATCAAACCCTAGTACCACATATGATTACAAAACAGTAAAACTTCAGGTGGGAGCAAACTCTGGGGATAACTTCGCTGTTAAATTAACAGATGCTAGAACTACTGCTCTGGGAATTGCGGATATAGATCTTTCAACTAGACAAGGTGCCGAATTAGCGATTTCGAAAATAGACAAAGCTATAAATACCGTTTCATCCAAGCGTTCAATGTACGGCGCGTATCAAAATGCATTAGAACATATCCATAATAACCTAACCAATTACGAAGTAAACTTAACAGCAGCTGAATCACGAATAAGAGACGGGGATATGGCAAAAGAAATGATGAACCTTACCAAGTACAATATCTTATCTCAAGCATCTCAAGCCATGTTGGCTCAGGCCAATCAACAGCCTCAAGGCGTATTACAGTTGTTAAAGTAA
- a CDS encoding LacI family DNA-binding transcriptional regulator: MANILDVARLAGVSKTTVSRVINNYPHISADKRELVLKAMEELEYTPNLSARRLRGQVTTTIAVVVPRIVNPFFSYLVDSIEKVGYKNGYQTLICQTNEDKERELTYLNLLKTKQADGIIMASIENDWKVIEPYTEFGPIVLCNEYVSNAKIPMIRLDQFKGTYLGIKHLIERGHRKIAYCTGGLFTEAGKDKDRNLGYQKALEEAGIQVNPNWILVNQHTIEDGKKVMKLLLEMKDRPTAVFTGSDEIAGGLMMAAKKEGLSIPRDLAIIGFDDQPLAEMLDPALTTIRQPIEQMGRKAGEVLMEMLDDFNVEPVTYELPVELVVREST, translated from the coding sequence ATGGCAAATATTTTAGATGTGGCGCGTTTAGCAGGAGTGTCTAAGACGACCGTATCCCGAGTAATAAATAACTATCCTCATATTTCAGCAGATAAAAGAGAATTGGTATTAAAAGCAATGGAAGAGCTTGAATATACCCCGAATCTCTCGGCAAGAAGATTAAGAGGACAAGTGACAACAACGATAGCTGTCGTAGTTCCTAGAATTGTGAATCCTTTTTTCTCCTATTTAGTTGATTCCATAGAGAAGGTTGGTTACAAAAACGGCTACCAAACCTTGATCTGTCAGACTAATGAGGATAAGGAGAGAGAATTAACCTATTTAAATTTGTTGAAGACCAAACAAGCGGACGGCATCATCATGGCATCCATTGAGAATGATTGGAAAGTCATTGAACCGTATACTGAATTTGGGCCTATTGTGTTATGTAATGAATATGTGAGTAATGCAAAAATTCCGATGATTCGGCTGGATCAATTTAAAGGTACATACTTAGGAATCAAGCACCTCATTGAAAGAGGTCACCGTAAAATTGCTTACTGTACGGGAGGTCTGTTTACCGAGGCCGGGAAAGATAAAGACCGTAACCTAGGTTATCAAAAAGCATTGGAAGAGGCCGGGATTCAAGTGAATCCTAACTGGATTTTGGTCAACCAGCATACCATTGAAGATGGGAAAAAAGTAATGAAACTCTTGCTTGAAATGAAGGATCGTCCAACCGCTGTGTTTACAGGCAGTGATGAAATTGCTGGTGGTTTGATGATGGCTGCGAAAAAGGAAGGGTTAAGTATCCCACGAGATCTGGCGATCATTGGTTTCGATGACCAGCCCCTCGCTGAAATGTTGGATCCCGCATTAACGACTATACGGCAGCCTATAGAGCAGATGGGGCGTAAAGCAGGGGAAGTTCTTATGGAGATGCTGGATGATTTCAATGTAGAGCCAGTTACTTATGAGCTTCCGGTAGAACTGGTAGTTCGAGAATCTACTTAA
- a CDS encoding ABC transporter substrate-binding protein has protein sequence MKKISVLLFVLLLAVSLTACGGSNGAGSSPAANSKDEQVSIIITNGKGEIASQWEQAAKDFMAANPNIKVEAVSGAVGDTVNLLDKLTASGKTVTMAMMSPDSIVNKYKDFGIDLSGEKWNEETVYGVKDAEGKIAGFPFSIEGFGLVYNKSVLDKAVGGTFDPHTINTRDKLKELLDQIKASGVKYPVAYQTENWSVANHYSTQFVNQAEDPNTIVEQLKAGTFDLASNDVWNGYYDTMDLLVSKEYNKYGERPLGKYYDDAHVSVGKGESAILFNGNWAYDSLQAVSGESFGFIPVPVDNNPDNPLNNKIAAGPTNILVINKAATPAEQEAAKKFLNWLVYDEKGQDFLVNQSQVVSAFKNNSLKVNNPLGSAIADAVVAGNTMPFSSNYVKVEDWGNILAPDIQKYIAQKESRADLAKAIETYYKSQK, from the coding sequence TTGAAAAAGATATCTGTTTTATTATTTGTTCTTTTGCTTGCTGTTTCATTGACAGCTTGTGGTGGATCCAACGGAGCGGGGTCCAGTCCGGCAGCGAACTCGAAGGATGAGCAAGTCAGCATAATTATTACGAACGGTAAAGGTGAAATCGCTTCCCAATGGGAACAGGCGGCTAAAGATTTCATGGCAGCGAATCCAAATATCAAGGTTGAGGCTGTCTCAGGAGCTGTTGGTGATACCGTTAATTTGCTGGATAAACTTACGGCATCCGGTAAAACGGTAACTATGGCGATGATGTCCCCCGACTCCATTGTGAACAAATATAAAGATTTCGGTATAGATCTTTCAGGTGAGAAGTGGAATGAAGAAACGGTTTACGGCGTTAAAGACGCAGAGGGAAAAATTGCCGGTTTTCCATTTTCAATAGAAGGCTTCGGTCTCGTATACAACAAGAGTGTACTTGATAAGGCTGTTGGCGGTACCTTCGATCCGCACACTATCAATACTCGTGACAAACTAAAAGAATTATTAGATCAAATTAAAGCATCCGGGGTGAAATATCCGGTTGCCTATCAAACTGAAAACTGGTCCGTAGCGAACCATTACAGTACACAGTTTGTGAATCAGGCAGAAGATCCGAACACGATTGTAGAGCAACTAAAAGCCGGAACATTTGATTTAGCTAGTAATGATGTTTGGAATGGTTACTACGATACGATGGATCTGCTGGTATCCAAAGAATACAACAAATACGGTGAACGTCCACTGGGCAAGTACTATGACGATGCGCATGTAAGTGTGGGTAAAGGGGAGTCAGCTATCCTGTTTAACGGGAACTGGGCTTATGATTCATTGCAGGCGGTTAGTGGAGAATCCTTCGGATTTATACCTGTCCCAGTGGATAACAATCCAGACAATCCGCTGAACAATAAGATTGCTGCAGGTCCAACTAATATTCTGGTGATTAATAAAGCGGCAACCCCGGCTGAGCAAGAAGCAGCTAAGAAGTTCCTGAACTGGCTCGTTTATGATGAAAAAGGTCAAGATTTTCTGGTGAACCAGTCGCAAGTCGTCTCGGCCTTTAAGAACAACTCTTTGAAAGTGAACAATCCACTCGGATCAGCGATTGCGGATGCTGTGGTAGCCGGCAATACGATGCCGTTCAGCTCAAACTATGTGAAGGTCGAGGATTGGGGCAACATTCTTGCACCGGATATTCAGAAATATATCGCCCAAAAAGAATCCCGTGCTGATCTTGCCAAAGCTATTGAAACCTATTACAAAAGCCAAAAGTAA
- a CDS encoding carbohydrate ABC transporter permease, translating to MISEKRLIKRMGNQLFFTGPTIIFFTIAVLIPFAYGLYLTFTNMTSPLNPIEFSGLANYKTAFTDSKFWDSLLLTVKFVVTTVIIINILGFILAYLVTSGVKMQNFFRTSLFTPNLIGGLILGYIWQFIFVQTMPSIGEKFGIEWLRLGWLGDEHLAFWAIVIVSIWQSAGYMMIIFVAGLVNVPKDVVEAATIDGANGWQRLRKVTLPLMVPSFVVTIFLTLKNAFMVYDVNYSLTAGGPYDSTTMVSMHVVKKAFVENNYGVGQAEAFVLFAIVAVVTGLQVYFSKKLEVAA from the coding sequence ATGATATCAGAAAAACGTCTGATCAAACGAATGGGCAACCAGTTATTTTTCACCGGTCCCACGATCATTTTCTTTACGATTGCCGTGCTGATTCCTTTTGCATATGGATTATATCTGACCTTTACCAATATGACCTCTCCATTAAATCCAATAGAGTTCTCAGGTTTAGCTAACTATAAGACAGCATTTACGGACTCCAAGTTTTGGGATTCTCTTTTGTTGACCGTTAAGTTTGTCGTGACAACTGTTATTATCATCAATATTCTCGGTTTTATATTGGCTTATTTAGTGACTTCCGGAGTGAAGATGCAAAATTTCTTTCGAACCTCCCTGTTCACACCGAATTTGATTGGTGGCTTGATTCTAGGTTACATCTGGCAGTTTATATTCGTACAAACCATGCCTTCTATTGGTGAGAAGTTCGGGATAGAATGGCTGCGTTTAGGGTGGCTAGGGGATGAACATTTAGCTTTCTGGGCCATTGTTATTGTGTCGATCTGGCAATCAGCGGGCTATATGATGATCATTTTTGTCGCTGGCTTAGTCAATGTGCCAAAAGATGTAGTGGAAGCAGCCACGATTGATGGTGCCAATGGATGGCAACGGTTGAGAAAGGTTACTTTGCCGCTGATGGTTCCTTCCTTTGTAGTGACCATCTTTTTAACTCTGAAGAATGCCTTTATGGTTTACGACGTTAACTATTCTCTAACGGCAGGCGGACCATATGATAGTACAACCATGGTATCGATGCATGTGGTAAAAAAGGCCTTTGTCGAAAATAATTATGGCGTTGGCCAAGCGGAAGCCTTTGTATTGTTTGCTATCGTTGCAGTTGTTACCGGCCTGCAGGTTTATTTCAGTAAGAAATTGGAGGTTGCTGCATGA
- a CDS encoding carbohydrate ABC transporter permease — MSARRKTSVILTYLFLIVFFIIFVFPFFLMIVNSFKSNGQILESPFSLPSSLNFGHFAEVIDKMNFFVSFRNTVVVTFFSVLFIGVFAAMTAYYMVRHSTKFNNGFFALMVASMIIPFQSIMIPLIYIYGAKLHWIDAAPIPLLIILYIGFGSALSVFMYHGFVKSIPYELEEASLLDGCNRRQTFFKIVLPMLAPTSVTIAILNVLWIWNDYLLPSLVLTQDNHFTMPIKMKVFNGTYMNNWELLIPALLLTILPILIAYLFGQRYIIRGVSQGAIK; from the coding sequence ATGAGTGCTAGACGAAAAACTTCCGTGATTCTGACGTATTTATTTTTAATTGTGTTTTTCATTATTTTTGTTTTTCCATTCTTCCTTATGATCGTCAATTCCTTCAAGAGTAATGGTCAAATTCTCGAAAGCCCTTTTTCACTGCCGAGCAGCTTAAACTTTGGGCATTTTGCTGAAGTCATTGATAAAATGAATTTTTTTGTCTCGTTTAGAAATACAGTCGTAGTCACCTTTTTCAGTGTCCTATTCATTGGTGTTTTTGCAGCAATGACCGCCTATTACATGGTGAGACATTCGACTAAATTCAATAATGGTTTCTTCGCACTAATGGTGGCTTCCATGATTATTCCGTTTCAGTCCATTATGATTCCTCTGATTTATATCTACGGGGCAAAACTTCACTGGATCGATGCAGCGCCTATTCCATTATTGATTATTCTTTACATCGGCTTCGGAAGTGCGTTATCGGTATTTATGTACCATGGTTTTGTGAAGTCGATTCCTTATGAATTGGAAGAGGCGTCACTGCTCGATGGATGTAATCGTAGACAGACTTTCTTTAAGATTGTACTGCCTATGTTGGCTCCAACATCAGTGACAATTGCGATTCTGAATGTGTTATGGATTTGGAATGATTATCTGCTACCTTCATTGGTGCTGACTCAGGATAACCATTTTACTATGCCTATTAAGATGAAGGTGTTTAACGGAACGTATATGAATAACTGGGAGCTGTTGATACCAGCACTTCTGTTAACGATCCTGCCGATTCTTATTGCTTATTTGTTTGGTCAACGTTACATCATCAGAGGCGTCAGCCAAGGCGCTATTAAATAA